A window of Castanea sativa cultivar Marrone di Chiusa Pesio chromosome 1, ASM4071231v1 contains these coding sequences:
- the LOC142612152 gene encoding tRNA A64-2'-O-ribosylphosphate transferase isoform X5, with product MSKTIPIWTCVLNRCIHNHLNNMRDTAQMDKESNTSDQHHERTRRVSVDWDCSLHLPLWVSETEKASIEICIEEWTKQLDASGADIASLMTCLKKPLRPLWISQKTVIWLNEVPDHDSWDFTPIILVSASSSSGVIQHKSTSEYSWNYIPGAGDDEESWARGLSPNLFWTHVYDLINLGPDLCNQKVADIVEKDRVYRAQRGQTAPQVIVKAPKSLESSNHFSQEVPLLLGISNLEINTKSCDEDCAISWLGSTNLAVGTSQVAANVCNVDCILNCDQESISLFLPDAEAYLHLPTVTSKLDRFSLLSNLPFAVNFAKLNLSKGKTLLVCCHNGEDISVCVCLAILTSLFNDGGTFDNGRSFNETHITKWEMRRRLVYICKFAPSARPSRGNLKQVFSFLTGGRVSSV from the exons ATGTCAAAGACGATACCCATTTGGACTTGTGTTTTAAATCGGTGCATTCACAATCATTTGAACAATATGCGTGATACTGCACAGATGGATAAG GAGTCAAATACTTCTGATCAACATCATGAAAGAACAAGACGTGTCTCTGTGGATTGGGATTGCTCCTTGCATCTTCCCCTCTGGGTTTCTGAAACAGAGAAGGCGTCTATCGAGATTTGCATAGAAGAATGGACTAAACAACTGGATGCAAGCGGTGCTGATATTGCATCTCTAATGACGTGCTTGAAAAAGCCCTTGCGCCCACTATGGATTTCACAAAAAACTGTCATCTGGTTAAATGAAGTGCCTGACCATGATTCCTGGGATTTCACACCCATCATACTTGTTTCTGCCTCTTCGTCAAGTGGTGTAATTCAACACAAGTCTACATCAGAGTATAGCTGGAATTATATACCGGGAGCTGGGGATGATGAAGAAAGCTGGGCAAGGGGTTTATCACCTAATCTTTTCTGGACTCACGTCTATGATCTTATAAACTTGGGGCCTGATTTGTGTAATCAGAAAGTTGCAGATATAGTTGAAAAGGATAGAGTATATCGTGCCCAAAGGGGACAAACTGCTCCTCAGGTCATAGTCAAGGCCCCAAAATCGTTAGAGAGCTCAAATCATTTTTCACAAGAAGTGCCCCTACTGTTGGGTATTTCAAACCTTGAAATTAATACGAAGTCTTGTGATGAAGATTGTGCAATCTCTTGGCTGGGTTCAACAAATCTTGCAGTTGGCACATCCCAAGTTG CTgcaaatgtgtgtaatgttgatTGCATATTAAATTGTGACCAAGAgtccatctctctctttcttccagATGCTGAAGCATATTTGCATCTTCCTACAGTG ACGTCAAAATTGGACCGTTTTTCCTTATTAAGCAATCTCCCTTTTGCGGTGAACTTTGCAAAGTTGAATCTTAGCAAAGGGAAGACACTTCTTGTTTGTTGCCATAACG GGGAAGATATAAGTGTGTGCGTTTGTCTTGCTATCTTGACGTCATTATTCAATGATGGAG GAACCTTTGACAATGGGAGATCCTTTAATGAAACACATATTACTAAATGGGAGATGCGAAGGCGACTTGTATATATCTGTAAATTTGCACCTAGTGCCCGGCCATCCAGAGGAAATTTGAAgcaagtttttagttttctaacTGGTGGAAGAGTCAGTTCAGTTTGA
- the LOC142612152 gene encoding uncharacterized protein C3F10.06c isoform X3, with translation MEEDEGSARKLSIYRAARSIKRRENTVYNALRSIYEDSIFVGEISQLWPDLPLLANLRCGLWYSPKFHSTCYFKSTDGHNNNWSFSTSRLNLHVALLAGQKGGCIIVDSTRRGKRFPDSMSKTIPIWTCVLNRCIHNHLNNMRDTAQMDKESNTSDQHHERTRRVSVDWDCSLHLPLWVSETEKASIEICIEEWTKQLDASGADIASLMTCLKKPLRPLWISQKTVIWLNEVPDHDSWDFTPIILVSASSSSGVIQHKSTSEYSWNYIPGAGDDEESWARGLSPNLFWTHVYDLINLGPDLCNQKVADIVEKDRVYRAQRGQTAPQVIVKAPKSLESSNHFSQEVPLLLGISNLEINTKSCDEDCAISWLGSTNLAVGTSQVDAEAYLHLPTVTSKLDRFSLLSNLPFAVNFAKLNLSKGKTLLVCCHNGEDISVCVCLAILTSLFNDGGTFDNGRSFNETHITKWEMRRRLVYICKFAPSARPSRGNLKQVFSFLTGGRVSSV, from the exons ATGGAGGAAGACGAGGGTTCGGCGAGGAAGCTGAGCATATACAGAGCAGCGAGGAGCATAAAGCGTAGAGAGAACACAGTGTACAACGCCTTGCGATCCATATACGAGGACTCCATCTTCGTGGGAGAGATCTCCCAGCTATGGCCGGACCTCCCTCTCCTCGCCAACCTTCGCTGTGGCCTCTGGTATTCCCCCAAATTTCACTCCACCTGTTATTTCAAATCCACCGACGGCCACAACAACAACTGGTCTTTCAGCACCTCTCGCCTCAACCTCCACGTCGCTCTCCTCGCCG GACAGAAAGGAGGGTGTATTATAGTTGATTCCACAAGGAGAGGGAAGCGGTTTCCGGATAGCATGTCAAAGACGATACCCATTTGGACTTGTGTTTTAAATCGGTGCATTCACAATCATTTGAACAATATGCGTGATACTGCACAGATGGATAAG GAGTCAAATACTTCTGATCAACATCATGAAAGAACAAGACGTGTCTCTGTGGATTGGGATTGCTCCTTGCATCTTCCCCTCTGGGTTTCTGAAACAGAGAAGGCGTCTATCGAGATTTGCATAGAAGAATGGACTAAACAACTGGATGCAAGCGGTGCTGATATTGCATCTCTAATGACGTGCTTGAAAAAGCCCTTGCGCCCACTATGGATTTCACAAAAAACTGTCATCTGGTTAAATGAAGTGCCTGACCATGATTCCTGGGATTTCACACCCATCATACTTGTTTCTGCCTCTTCGTCAAGTGGTGTAATTCAACACAAGTCTACATCAGAGTATAGCTGGAATTATATACCGGGAGCTGGGGATGATGAAGAAAGCTGGGCAAGGGGTTTATCACCTAATCTTTTCTGGACTCACGTCTATGATCTTATAAACTTGGGGCCTGATTTGTGTAATCAGAAAGTTGCAGATATAGTTGAAAAGGATAGAGTATATCGTGCCCAAAGGGGACAAACTGCTCCTCAGGTCATAGTCAAGGCCCCAAAATCGTTAGAGAGCTCAAATCATTTTTCACAAGAAGTGCCCCTACTGTTGGGTATTTCAAACCTTGAAATTAATACGAAGTCTTGTGATGAAGATTGTGCAATCTCTTGGCTGGGTTCAACAAATCTTGCAGTTGGCACATCCCAAGTTG ATGCTGAAGCATATTTGCATCTTCCTACAGTG ACGTCAAAATTGGACCGTTTTTCCTTATTAAGCAATCTCCCTTTTGCGGTGAACTTTGCAAAGTTGAATCTTAGCAAAGGGAAGACACTTCTTGTTTGTTGCCATAACG GGGAAGATATAAGTGTGTGCGTTTGTCTTGCTATCTTGACGTCATTATTCAATGATGGAG GAACCTTTGACAATGGGAGATCCTTTAATGAAACACATATTACTAAATGGGAGATGCGAAGGCGACTTGTATATATCTGTAAATTTGCACCTAGTGCCCGGCCATCCAGAGGAAATTTGAAgcaagtttttagttttctaacTGGTGGAAGAGTCAGTTCAGTTTGA
- the LOC142612152 gene encoding uncharacterized protein C3F10.06c isoform X2, with protein MEEDEGSARKLSIYRAARSIKRRENTVYNALRSIYEDSIFVGEISQLWPDLPLLANLRCGLWYSPKFHSTCYFKSTDGHNNNWSFSTSRLNLHVALLAGQKGGCIIVDSTRRGKRFPDSMSKTIPIWTCVLNRCIHNHLNNMRDTAQMDKESNTSDQHHERTRRVSVDWDCSLHLPLWVSETEKASIEICIEEWTKQLDASGADIASLMTCLKKPLRPLWISQKTVIWLNEVPDHDSWDFTPIILVSASSSSGVIQHKSTSEYSWNYIPGAGDDEESWARGLSPNLFWTHVYDLINLGPDLCNQKVADIVEKDRVYRAQRGQTAPQVIVKAPKSLESSNHFSQEVPLLLGISNLEINTKSCDEDCAISWLGSTNLAVGTSQVAANVCNVDCILNCDQESISLFLPDAEAYLHLPTVTSKLDRFSLLSNLPFAVNFAKLNLSKGKTLLVCCHNGTFDNGRSFNETHITKWEMRRRLVYICKFAPSARPSRGNLKQVFSFLTGGRVSSV; from the exons ATGGAGGAAGACGAGGGTTCGGCGAGGAAGCTGAGCATATACAGAGCAGCGAGGAGCATAAAGCGTAGAGAGAACACAGTGTACAACGCCTTGCGATCCATATACGAGGACTCCATCTTCGTGGGAGAGATCTCCCAGCTATGGCCGGACCTCCCTCTCCTCGCCAACCTTCGCTGTGGCCTCTGGTATTCCCCCAAATTTCACTCCACCTGTTATTTCAAATCCACCGACGGCCACAACAACAACTGGTCTTTCAGCACCTCTCGCCTCAACCTCCACGTCGCTCTCCTCGCCG GACAGAAAGGAGGGTGTATTATAGTTGATTCCACAAGGAGAGGGAAGCGGTTTCCGGATAGCATGTCAAAGACGATACCCATTTGGACTTGTGTTTTAAATCGGTGCATTCACAATCATTTGAACAATATGCGTGATACTGCACAGATGGATAAG GAGTCAAATACTTCTGATCAACATCATGAAAGAACAAGACGTGTCTCTGTGGATTGGGATTGCTCCTTGCATCTTCCCCTCTGGGTTTCTGAAACAGAGAAGGCGTCTATCGAGATTTGCATAGAAGAATGGACTAAACAACTGGATGCAAGCGGTGCTGATATTGCATCTCTAATGACGTGCTTGAAAAAGCCCTTGCGCCCACTATGGATTTCACAAAAAACTGTCATCTGGTTAAATGAAGTGCCTGACCATGATTCCTGGGATTTCACACCCATCATACTTGTTTCTGCCTCTTCGTCAAGTGGTGTAATTCAACACAAGTCTACATCAGAGTATAGCTGGAATTATATACCGGGAGCTGGGGATGATGAAGAAAGCTGGGCAAGGGGTTTATCACCTAATCTTTTCTGGACTCACGTCTATGATCTTATAAACTTGGGGCCTGATTTGTGTAATCAGAAAGTTGCAGATATAGTTGAAAAGGATAGAGTATATCGTGCCCAAAGGGGACAAACTGCTCCTCAGGTCATAGTCAAGGCCCCAAAATCGTTAGAGAGCTCAAATCATTTTTCACAAGAAGTGCCCCTACTGTTGGGTATTTCAAACCTTGAAATTAATACGAAGTCTTGTGATGAAGATTGTGCAATCTCTTGGCTGGGTTCAACAAATCTTGCAGTTGGCACATCCCAAGTTG CTgcaaatgtgtgtaatgttgatTGCATATTAAATTGTGACCAAGAgtccatctctctctttcttccagATGCTGAAGCATATTTGCATCTTCCTACAGTG ACGTCAAAATTGGACCGTTTTTCCTTATTAAGCAATCTCCCTTTTGCGGTGAACTTTGCAAAGTTGAATCTTAGCAAAGGGAAGACACTTCTTGTTTGTTGCCATAACG GAACCTTTGACAATGGGAGATCCTTTAATGAAACACATATTACTAAATGGGAGATGCGAAGGCGACTTGTATATATCTGTAAATTTGCACCTAGTGCCCGGCCATCCAGAGGAAATTTGAAgcaagtttttagttttctaacTGGTGGAAGAGTCAGTTCAGTTTGA
- the LOC142612152 gene encoding tRNA A64-2'-O-ribosylphosphate transferase isoform X4 has protein sequence MWLLWREWNSCTLEDVEVLEVQLRISFLRLLYEWSTVLRFTDSGQKGGCIIVDSTRRGKRFPDSMSKTIPIWTCVLNRCIHNHLNNMRDTAQMDKESNTSDQHHERTRRVSVDWDCSLHLPLWVSETEKASIEICIEEWTKQLDASGADIASLMTCLKKPLRPLWISQKTVIWLNEVPDHDSWDFTPIILVSASSSSGVIQHKSTSEYSWNYIPGAGDDEESWARGLSPNLFWTHVYDLINLGPDLCNQKVADIVEKDRVYRAQRGQTAPQVIVKAPKSLESSNHFSQEVPLLLGISNLEINTKSCDEDCAISWLGSTNLAVGTSQVAANVCNVDCILNCDQESISLFLPDAEAYLHLPTVTSKLDRFSLLSNLPFAVNFAKLNLSKGKTLLVCCHNGEDISVCVCLAILTSLFNDGGTFDNGRSFNETHITKWEMRRRLVYICKFAPSARPSRGNLKQVFSFLTGGRVSSV, from the exons ATGTGGCTTCTGTGGAGGGAGTGGAATTCCTGTACCCTTGAAGATGTAGAGGTTTTGGAAGTGCAGTTGAGGATTTCATTTCTTAGATTACTCTATGAATGGTCAACTGTCCTACGTTTCACTGATAGTG GACAGAAAGGAGGGTGTATTATAGTTGATTCCACAAGGAGAGGGAAGCGGTTTCCGGATAGCATGTCAAAGACGATACCCATTTGGACTTGTGTTTTAAATCGGTGCATTCACAATCATTTGAACAATATGCGTGATACTGCACAGATGGATAAG GAGTCAAATACTTCTGATCAACATCATGAAAGAACAAGACGTGTCTCTGTGGATTGGGATTGCTCCTTGCATCTTCCCCTCTGGGTTTCTGAAACAGAGAAGGCGTCTATCGAGATTTGCATAGAAGAATGGACTAAACAACTGGATGCAAGCGGTGCTGATATTGCATCTCTAATGACGTGCTTGAAAAAGCCCTTGCGCCCACTATGGATTTCACAAAAAACTGTCATCTGGTTAAATGAAGTGCCTGACCATGATTCCTGGGATTTCACACCCATCATACTTGTTTCTGCCTCTTCGTCAAGTGGTGTAATTCAACACAAGTCTACATCAGAGTATAGCTGGAATTATATACCGGGAGCTGGGGATGATGAAGAAAGCTGGGCAAGGGGTTTATCACCTAATCTTTTCTGGACTCACGTCTATGATCTTATAAACTTGGGGCCTGATTTGTGTAATCAGAAAGTTGCAGATATAGTTGAAAAGGATAGAGTATATCGTGCCCAAAGGGGACAAACTGCTCCTCAGGTCATAGTCAAGGCCCCAAAATCGTTAGAGAGCTCAAATCATTTTTCACAAGAAGTGCCCCTACTGTTGGGTATTTCAAACCTTGAAATTAATACGAAGTCTTGTGATGAAGATTGTGCAATCTCTTGGCTGGGTTCAACAAATCTTGCAGTTGGCACATCCCAAGTTG CTgcaaatgtgtgtaatgttgatTGCATATTAAATTGTGACCAAGAgtccatctctctctttcttccagATGCTGAAGCATATTTGCATCTTCCTACAGTG ACGTCAAAATTGGACCGTTTTTCCTTATTAAGCAATCTCCCTTTTGCGGTGAACTTTGCAAAGTTGAATCTTAGCAAAGGGAAGACACTTCTTGTTTGTTGCCATAACG GGGAAGATATAAGTGTGTGCGTTTGTCTTGCTATCTTGACGTCATTATTCAATGATGGAG GAACCTTTGACAATGGGAGATCCTTTAATGAAACACATATTACTAAATGGGAGATGCGAAGGCGACTTGTATATATCTGTAAATTTGCACCTAGTGCCCGGCCATCCAGAGGAAATTTGAAgcaagtttttagttttctaacTGGTGGAAGAGTCAGTTCAGTTTGA
- the LOC142612152 gene encoding tRNA A64-2'-O-ribosylphosphate transferase isoform X1 yields MEEDEGSARKLSIYRAARSIKRRENTVYNALRSIYEDSIFVGEISQLWPDLPLLANLRCGLWYSPKFHSTCYFKSTDGHNNNWSFSTSRLNLHVALLAGQKGGCIIVDSTRRGKRFPDSMSKTIPIWTCVLNRCIHNHLNNMRDTAQMDKESNTSDQHHERTRRVSVDWDCSLHLPLWVSETEKASIEICIEEWTKQLDASGADIASLMTCLKKPLRPLWISQKTVIWLNEVPDHDSWDFTPIILVSASSSSGVIQHKSTSEYSWNYIPGAGDDEESWARGLSPNLFWTHVYDLINLGPDLCNQKVADIVEKDRVYRAQRGQTAPQVIVKAPKSLESSNHFSQEVPLLLGISNLEINTKSCDEDCAISWLGSTNLAVGTSQVAANVCNVDCILNCDQESISLFLPDAEAYLHLPTVTSKLDRFSLLSNLPFAVNFAKLNLSKGKTLLVCCHNGEDISVCVCLAILTSLFNDGGTFDNGRSFNETHITKWEMRRRLVYICKFAPSARPSRGNLKQVFSFLTGGRVSSV; encoded by the exons ATGGAGGAAGACGAGGGTTCGGCGAGGAAGCTGAGCATATACAGAGCAGCGAGGAGCATAAAGCGTAGAGAGAACACAGTGTACAACGCCTTGCGATCCATATACGAGGACTCCATCTTCGTGGGAGAGATCTCCCAGCTATGGCCGGACCTCCCTCTCCTCGCCAACCTTCGCTGTGGCCTCTGGTATTCCCCCAAATTTCACTCCACCTGTTATTTCAAATCCACCGACGGCCACAACAACAACTGGTCTTTCAGCACCTCTCGCCTCAACCTCCACGTCGCTCTCCTCGCCG GACAGAAAGGAGGGTGTATTATAGTTGATTCCACAAGGAGAGGGAAGCGGTTTCCGGATAGCATGTCAAAGACGATACCCATTTGGACTTGTGTTTTAAATCGGTGCATTCACAATCATTTGAACAATATGCGTGATACTGCACAGATGGATAAG GAGTCAAATACTTCTGATCAACATCATGAAAGAACAAGACGTGTCTCTGTGGATTGGGATTGCTCCTTGCATCTTCCCCTCTGGGTTTCTGAAACAGAGAAGGCGTCTATCGAGATTTGCATAGAAGAATGGACTAAACAACTGGATGCAAGCGGTGCTGATATTGCATCTCTAATGACGTGCTTGAAAAAGCCCTTGCGCCCACTATGGATTTCACAAAAAACTGTCATCTGGTTAAATGAAGTGCCTGACCATGATTCCTGGGATTTCACACCCATCATACTTGTTTCTGCCTCTTCGTCAAGTGGTGTAATTCAACACAAGTCTACATCAGAGTATAGCTGGAATTATATACCGGGAGCTGGGGATGATGAAGAAAGCTGGGCAAGGGGTTTATCACCTAATCTTTTCTGGACTCACGTCTATGATCTTATAAACTTGGGGCCTGATTTGTGTAATCAGAAAGTTGCAGATATAGTTGAAAAGGATAGAGTATATCGTGCCCAAAGGGGACAAACTGCTCCTCAGGTCATAGTCAAGGCCCCAAAATCGTTAGAGAGCTCAAATCATTTTTCACAAGAAGTGCCCCTACTGTTGGGTATTTCAAACCTTGAAATTAATACGAAGTCTTGTGATGAAGATTGTGCAATCTCTTGGCTGGGTTCAACAAATCTTGCAGTTGGCACATCCCAAGTTG CTgcaaatgtgtgtaatgttgatTGCATATTAAATTGTGACCAAGAgtccatctctctctttcttccagATGCTGAAGCATATTTGCATCTTCCTACAGTG ACGTCAAAATTGGACCGTTTTTCCTTATTAAGCAATCTCCCTTTTGCGGTGAACTTTGCAAAGTTGAATCTTAGCAAAGGGAAGACACTTCTTGTTTGTTGCCATAACG GGGAAGATATAAGTGTGTGCGTTTGTCTTGCTATCTTGACGTCATTATTCAATGATGGAG GAACCTTTGACAATGGGAGATCCTTTAATGAAACACATATTACTAAATGGGAGATGCGAAGGCGACTTGTATATATCTGTAAATTTGCACCTAGTGCCCGGCCATCCAGAGGAAATTTGAAgcaagtttttagttttctaacTGGTGGAAGAGTCAGTTCAGTTTGA
- the LOC142612180 gene encoding senescence/dehydration-associated protein At4g35985, chloroplastic-like: MGCFSFCNSKTPSPMQTSFSEVMQENPEPRYLKQEVLLRIPGSKVHLMDEGEAVEISSGEFMVVRISDENVSLATIIKVGEDIQWPLTKDEPVVKVDAFHYLFSLPMKDGDPLSYGVTFFEQSGSNLGFLDSFLKEHSCFSGSEYARNKNVDWKEFAPRMDDYNNVLAKAIAGGTGQIVRGMFKCSNAYTNQVQKGGERIITTAVEEKNGVTARSNSNRSAGATKKSGVNKSLKRVRKLSKMTEKLSKSMLDGIGFATGSVMKPVVKSQAGKAFLNMMPGEVLLASLDAVNKILDAAEVAEIQAFSATSRAATRMVTKRFGESAGEATEDVLATAGHCAGTAWNIFKIRKAINPASSVSTGVLKNAAKDSKGKS, translated from the exons ATGGGCTGTTTCAGCTTCTGCAACTCCAAAACCCCATCTCCCATGCAAACTTCCTTCTCTGAAGTTATGCAAGAAAACCCAGAACCAAGATACCTCAAACAAGAGGTTCTTTTACGTATCCCAGGAAGCAAAGTACATCTGATGGATGAAGGAGAAGCTGTAGAAATCTCTAGCGGAGAGTTTATGGTTGTTAGAATCTCAGATGAGAATGTTTCTCTTGCAACTATCATAAAAGTTGGTGAGGATATTCAGTGGCCTTTGACAAAGGATGAGCCAGTAGTGAAGGTTGACGCTTTTCACTACTTATTCTCGCTGCCAATGAAAGATGGTGATCCTCTGAGTTATGGAGTCACTTTTTTTGAGCAGTCTGGTAGCAACTTGGGCTTTCTGGACTCGTTTTTGAAGGAGCATTCGTGCTTTTCTGGTTCGGAATATGCtagaaataaaaatgttgattGGAAAGAGTTTGCTCCGAGGATGGATGACTATAATAATGTGTTGGCCAAGGCAATTGCAGGGGGGACTGGTCAGATTGTCAGGGGGATGTTCAAATGCAGCAATGCTTACACCAACCAG GTccaaaaaggaggagaaaggATTATAACTACAGCtgtggaggagaaaaatggTGTCACAGCAAGAAGTAACAGCAATAGAAGTGCGGGTGCCACAAAGAAGAGTGGAGTCAACAAAAGCTTAAAACG TGTGAGAAAGCTGTCCAAGATGACAGAGAAGTTAAGCAAATCCATGCTTGATGGTATTGGTTTTGCCACTGGATCAGTGATGAAACCTGTGGTTAAATCCCAAGCAGGGAAGGCATTTCTAAACATGATGCCAGGAGAAGTCCTCTTAGCTTCACTTGATGCTGTCA ACAAGATTTTAGATGCGGCTGAAGTAGCTGAAATACAAGCTTTTTCTGCCACCTCCAGGGCAGCAACTAGAATGGTCACAAAGAG ATTTGGAGAAAGTGCAGGGGAGGCCACCGAGGATGTGCTTGCAACTGCAGGGCACTGTGCTGGCACTGCTTGGAATATATTCAAGATTCGGAAGGCCATCAATCCAGCATCATCTGTCTCCACGGGAGTATTGAAGAATGCTGCAAAGGACAGCAAAGGAAAATCTTAA